AGTTGCGGGGGGTTATCCCGTCGTACGTGAACGGCTGCGGGTCGGTGAGCGGTGGTGGTGTGTCCGGCCAGATGTTGGCCAGGGCCCAGTGCTCACCGCCGGTGCCGAAGGCGCCGGTGCCGTAGGTGAAGATCGGTCCGACCACCGGGAAGATCATGTAGATGCTCGGCCCGACGAGGCCTATCACCAGGAAGGTGCGTACCAGGTGATGGCGCGGGAAGCGGCGATCGGCGGCGACATGGCGCAGCTGGTACAGCGCGACGACGACCGCGGCGACCGCGAGCTGTATGTAGACCCAGTCGAGAAGGTGGGTGCCGACCGGGCCGCTGGCCCGGACGATCCGGCCCACCAGCCAGGACGGGTTGCCCAGGGCGTTGTCGGCGACCGCGACGTACTGGTCGAGCACCATCGGGCGGGTCTTGGAGGTGATGAGCAGCCAGGTGTCACCGGTCTTGCGGCCGGTGACGAGCAGCAGGCCGAGTCCGACGCCCTTCAGCAGCAGGACGCGTTCCGGGCCGGTGCGGCGTGTGACGGCGATCACCGCGTAGCCCAGGATCACCCACAACGCACCGTTGCCGAACATCATCTCGGCGTCGAGCGCCCATCGCACCAGGGCGAAGACGATGTCGATACCGATCGCCACCCCGGCCGCGACCAGGCGCTCCCGCCAGGTGAGCACCACCATCATCAGCGCCATGCTCGCGTAGAGCAGCGGGCCCGATTTGGGGGCGA
This is a stretch of genomic DNA from Streptomyces sp. NA04227. It encodes these proteins:
- a CDS encoding phosphatase PAP2 family protein, giving the protein MIALGFLVALEIAARGYGLPGPMTTQAQEVIFAPKSGPLLYASMALMMVVLTWRERLVAAGVAIGIDIVFALVRWALDAEMMFGNGALWVILGYAVIAVTRRTGPERVLLLKGVGLGLLLVTGRKTGDTWLLITSKTRPMVLDQYVAVADNALGNPSWLVGRIVRASGPVGTHLLDWVYIQLAVAAVVVALYQLRHVAADRRFPRHHLVRTFLVIGLVGPSIYMIFPVVGPIFTYGTGAFGTGGEHWALANIWPDTPPPLTDPQPFTYDGITPRNCMPSLHTAWATVLFVHSRTGPRLLRYAGTFWLVATLGATLGFGYHYGVDLIAGVVFALTIEAALRAQARGWDHTALRLVAYGTVVFAALLLSYRYLPTEMAAHPWTSGPLLLLAMGSVIYGYVRTTKAWEPKAAPVPRREPQPELV